From the Euphorbia lathyris chromosome 6, ddEupLath1.1, whole genome shotgun sequence genome, one window contains:
- the LOC136231900 gene encoding uncharacterized protein isoform X1 has translation MFTLIVPFTNILPDFLSRLSLPPPTFQDFFDPETNEYGCHLSIPCLDEQGVHGVHVFTGTSISSHKEVGHFAYLALLHHLKKVHKFTVIDVNYKIPFGQSTSLLTQPKANLGHPSPESEDIDFESLFPCSDDLISLPFIDGSPGMNMSLYGALEARVKELEGQLEDLSSRLAQAEADLCAAKQERDSLKQAKADFSKALKNLTASDVFSEPGTSAPEQFPTERTEPKKKAEENGC, from the exons ATGTTCACCTTGATTGTTCCTTTCACCAACATCCTACCTGACTTCCTATCACGGCTCAGCTTGCCGCCTCCCACCTTTCAAGATTTCTTTGATCCCGAGACAAATGAATATGGCTGCCATCTTTCTATACCATGCTTGGATGAACAAGGGGTTCATGGTGTTCATGTTTTTACAGGAACAAGTATTAGCAGCCATAAAGAAGTTGGGCATTTTGCCTACCTAGCCCTGTTGCATCACCTCAAAAAAGTTCACAAATTCACTGTTATTGATGTCAACTATAAGATCCCTTTTGGACAATCTACAAGCCTCCTTACTCAACCAAAGGCTAACCTTGGCCACCCATCACCTGAAAGTGAGGATATAGATTTTGAATCCCTTTTCCCCTGCAGTGATGATCTAATATCCCTCCCTTTTATAGATGGTAGTCCTGGAATGAACATGTCTTTGTATGGAGCTTTAGAGGCCAGGGTGAAGGAACTAGAAGGACAACTGGAGGACCTCAGTTCAAGGCTTGCACAGGCTGAAGCTGATTTGTGTGCAGCCAAGCAAGAACGAGATAGCTTGAAACAAGCAAAGGCTGACTTCTCAAAAGCCTTGAAAAACTTGACTGCAAGTGATGTGTTTTCAGAGCCTGG GACTTCTGCTCCTGAACAATTTCCAACCGAAAGAACTGAACCAAAAAAAAAGGCTGAAGAAAATGGCTGCTAG
- the LOC136231900 gene encoding uncharacterized protein isoform X2, translating to MFTLIVPFTNILPDFLSRLSLPPPTFQDFFDPETNEYGCHLSIPCLDEQGVHGVHVFTGTSISSHKEVGHFAYLALLHHLKKVHKFTVIDVNYKIPFGQSTSLLTQPKANLGHPSPENGSPGMNMSLYGALEARVKELEGQLEDLSSRLAQAEADLCAAKQERDSLKQAKADFSKALKNLTASDVFSEPGTSAPEQFPTERTEPKKKAEENGC from the exons ATGTTCACCTTGATTGTTCCTTTCACCAACATCCTACCTGACTTCCTATCACGGCTCAGCTTGCCGCCTCCCACCTTTCAAGATTTCTTTGATCCCGAGACAAATGAATATGGCTGCCATCTTTCTATACCATGCTTGGATGAACAAGGGGTTCATGGTGTTCATGTTTTTACAGGAACAAGTATTAGCAGCCATAAAGAAGTTGGGCATTTTGCCTACCTAGCCCTGTTGCATCACCTCAAAAAAGTTCACAAATTCACTGTTATTGATGTCAACTATAAGATCCCTTTTGGACAATCTACAAGCCTCCTTACTCAACCAAAGGCTAACCTTGGCCACCCATCACCTGAAA ATGGTAGTCCTGGAATGAACATGTCTTTGTATGGAGCTTTAGAGGCCAGGGTGAAGGAACTAGAAGGACAACTGGAGGACCTCAGTTCAAGGCTTGCACAGGCTGAAGCTGATTTGTGTGCAGCCAAGCAAGAACGAGATAGCTTGAAACAAGCAAAGGCTGACTTCTCAAAAGCCTTGAAAAACTTGACTGCAAGTGATGTGTTTTCAGAGCCTGG GACTTCTGCTCCTGAACAATTTCCAACCGAAAGAACTGAACCAAAAAAAAAGGCTGAAGAAAATGGCTGCTAG